A single Gambusia affinis linkage group LG22, SWU_Gaff_1.0, whole genome shotgun sequence DNA region contains:
- the akap12b gene encoding A-kinase anchor protein 12b isoform X2 has translation MLGTITLTVGQPDGVPLGQKEEAPESTETAPADGTPHVNGEKMEKESPSTNDISAVEEKVAEEKTDDAGEVGFKKIFTIVGLKFTLKKDKSDETDPVTLLTVKDKEEEISSTEEPAKDKEDNAAEENTPSEENKAQIEASTPEGETAKKTDKDESTDAQPEGAAAEATNEEVKEEKAEKEAESTPPARETGMSPFRKLFFVGLFSNLRKKSSMKKTKEEEEKEAAEKEETAKSEESTAEEKGGKDVAEQSVKEENVVSEEETKEEAVVTEEETKEQTAETPVEAKSEPESKHEAPSPQEEAKSDATQEVTTPTESTTDQSKHEDQKAEASADEKVPAEVSAEAELQSSQEKSKSHGSPLKKLFTGAGLKKLSTKRQKNKKESDSKLTESGEQGTEHPQSSAESEEAAKVDSGPSSPEASGEHPVAAEANQLESSQETEGEVASDGEKKKDSVIASFRKLVTPKKHAKRSSDSEDEGTSDKPTKSATLSSSESAPLAEKNVEEEEGKEDKGQEEEPKTENTEKLTSSTEETKRKMDTSVSWEALMCMGGPKKRTRKTSDSDEEETKAEEEITGATAAEEDVKEERKNEDATDSSQNPENEEVASAPEPVSAPPVRESPWSTLKRLVMSKNKPKSEEKPDGAADQAQQDTETQKEESSFSLRKLFPGRKKKVVEKQPSADQGSGEEDSDTPAVVPLSEYDDQVEVAQEAPKEAATVQSKVSAEDRAPSWIPASIEGAEDQHDQLSDIPEEAENAATPKSVDTDIAEDETDDLVAPSTGLGRTGRRLSTAEVKPITPAPAAATSPVPQGPKQNNAEEIIGAIEAQITEIPTQTSVTLEDVPLEKASEKTESEPETENAKTVTIAFLEKHAQGEASALCIGLETKEIAEVAVEQAVEPSLESMVPVGHATDVEMVVEEKPVEPEEAAVSEDPVLQAHINKVQTLELEPLAAKLSEVAEIEVASESYEPEIEKLGAVSTENSEVIQPTRRTENSPKTVVSAIEPIPETAVCIQSVEVSEVTVESKEGAVDVEEVAEENQNIEGAEIAHPAVVPSEESAVITETVLLVAPNEAGKNKEIETQSAVIAKTVIKEAVDKVLEDAPQPKKPIAAIPTPDHATATTEGEIGITADQVVITDTPVPDVYERPVQKSPQPLCVAMEVIETVPIEITENIKEDNNEEEEPKKDLKKAVEVQVREDSVIEEEVTEIKGEGVEESEKDQEGEVKETSENGNKSEALLEEKKEKAVETHMPTQVVLQSAQEVEEQPVKVETVEMLEGESSNTSVTAENPSRQNKLPDLTEEPQESSSAEAAAASQCLDADESQLEQKPSAKCAEVMAQVIEVIEEAVKEIEPVSTEITAAS, from the exons ATGCTTGGAACAATTACTTTAACAG TTGGCCAGCCAGATGGTGTGCCGCTGGGTCAGAAGGAAGAGGCTCCAGAGAGTACAGAAACTGCCCCGGCTGATGGGACTCCTCATGTAAACGGcgagaaaatggaaaaagagtCACCAAGCACAAATGATATTTCCGCTGTCGAAGAGAAGGTAGCAGAGGAGAAGACGGATGATGCAGGTGAGGTCGGCTTCAAGAAGATTTTCACCATCGTGGGCTTGAAATTCACCCTTAAGAAGGACAAAAGTGACGAGACGGACCCTGTGACGCTTCTAACGGTCAAAGATAAAGAAGAGGAGATTAGCTCAACTGAAGAACCTGCAAAGGACAAGGAGGATAATGCAGCTGAAGAGAACACCCCATCTGAAGAAAATAAGGCCCAGATAGAAGCATCTACCCCTGAGGGAGAGACCgctaaaaaaacagacaaagatgaATCCACTGATGCCCAACCTGAAGGCGCTGCTGCTGAGGCCACTAATGAAGAAGTCAAGGAggaaaaagcagagaaagaagCAGAGAGCACACCTCCAGCCAGGGAGACTGGTATGTCCCCCTTCAGAAAGCTCTTCTTCGTGGGACTCTTCTCAAACTTGAGGAAAAAATCCAGCATGAAAAAGacgaaggaagaggaggaaaaggaggctGCTGAAAAAGAGGAGACTGCTAAATCAGAAGAATCCACTGCTGAGGAGAAGGGGGGGAAAGATGTGGCAGAGCAGTCAGTGAAGGAGGAGAATGTTGTGTCAGAGGAGGAAACCAAAGAGGAGGCTGTTGTAACAGAGGAGGAAACTAAAGAGCAGACAGCAGAAACTCCTGTGGAGGCGAAATCTGAACCCGAGTCAAAGCACGAAGCACCGAGCCCCCAGGAGGAGGCGAAATCAGATGCTACCCAAGAGGTTACAACTCCAACTGAAAGTACTACTGACCAGAGCAAGCATGAAGACCAAAAGGCTGAAGCAAGTGCCGATGAGAAGGTTCCAGCTGAGGTGAGTGCAGAGGCAGAGCTGCAGTCATCACAGGAGAAGTCCAAGTCCCACGGAAGCCCCTTGAAGAAACTCTTCACTGGAGCTGGCCTGAAGAAACTCTCAActaagagacaaaaaaacaagaaagaatcAGATTCAAAGCTCACAGAGTCTGGGGAGCAAGGGACAGAACATCCCCAGTCTTCTGCTGAATCCGAAGAGGCTGCTAAAGTTGACAGCGGGCCTTCATCTCCAGAGGCCTCAGGAGAGCATCCTGTGGCTGCAGAGGCAAACCAACTTGAGTCCAGCCAAGAGACTGAAGGAGAAGTTGCATCTGAtggtgagaagaaaaaagatagTGTCATTGCCTCCTTTAGAAAACTGGTAACCCCCAAGAAGCATGCAAAAAGGTCTTCTGATAGTGAAGATGAAGGCACAAGCGACAAACCAACTAAGTCTGCCACTCTGTCCTCATCCGAGAGTGCTCCactggcagaaaaaaatgttgaggaggaagaggggaaaGAAGACAAAGGTCAAGAGGAAGagccaaaaactgaaaacacagagaaactgaCCAGTAGCACTGAGGAGACCAAAAGGAAAATGGACACCTCTGTATCCTGGGAGGCTCTGATGTGTATGGGTGGACCTAAAAAGAGGACAAGGAAGACCTCTGACTCTGATGAGGAGGAGACCAAAGCTGAAGAGGAGATAAcaggagcaacagcagcagaagaagacgTGAAAGAAGAACGAAAAAACGAGGATGCCACTGATTCTTCCCAAAATCCTGAAAATGAAGAAGTAGCATCTGCACCTGAGCCAGTAAGTGCACCTCCTGTGAGAGAGTCACCCTGGAGCACACTGAAACGCTTGGTTATGTCAAAAAATAAGCCCAAAAGTGAGGAGAAGCCAGATGGGGCTGCTGACCAAGCCCAGCAagacactgaaacacaaaaagaagaGTCCTCTTTCTCTTTGAGGAAACTCTTCCCCGGACGCAAGAAGAAAGTGGTAGAAAAGCAACCATCTGCAGACCAGGGCTCAGGTGAGGAGGACTCTGACACGCCAGCTGTGGTTCCTCTCTCAGAGTATGACGACCAAGTTGAAGTAGCACAGGAAGCACCAAAAGAAGCAGCTACAGTCCAGAGTAAAGTGTCTGCTGAGGACAGAGCACCATCATGGATTCCAGCCAGCATTGAAGGTGCAGAAGACCAACATGATCAGCTGAGTGATATTCCAGAGGAGGCGGAAAATGCTGCTACACCTAAATCTGTCGACACTGACATTGCAGAGGATGAAACTGACGACCTGGTTGCTCCTTCTACAGGTCTAGGTCGCACTGGACGTAGACTGTCCACCGCCGAGGTGAAGCCTATTACTCCAGCTCCAGCTGCGGCAACCTCCCCTGTTCCACAGGGTCCCAAGCAGAACAATGCAGAAGAAATCATTGGTGCTATTGAGGCTCAAATCACTGAAATCCCCACCCAGACATCTGTGACTCTGGAAGATGTTCCTCTCGAAAAAGCTTCTGAAAAAACTGAGAGTGAGCCTGAAACGGAAAACGCCAAGACTGTAACCATTGCCTTCCTGGAGAAACATGCACAAGGTGAGGCCTCGGCTCTTTGTATCGGTCTTGAGACAAAGGAGATTGCTGAAGTTGCTGTGGAGCAGGCTGTGGAACCTTCATTAGAAAGCATGGTACCTGTTGGTCATGCTACTGATGTTGAAATGGTGGTTGAGGAGAAGCCAGTAGAACCAGAAGAAGCTGCTGTTTCAGAAGATCCTGTGCTCCAGGCTCATATTAACAAAGTCCAAACTCTGGAGCTTGAGCCTCTTGCAGCCAAATTGAGTGAAGTTGCAGAAATTGAAGTGGCCAGTGAGAGCTACGAGCCTGAGATTGAGAAGCTTGGAGCTGTCAGCACAGAGAACTCTGAGGTCATTCAGCCCACAAGACGGACGGAGAACTCCCCTAAAACTGTGGTCAGTGCTATAGAGCCTATTCCAGAAACAGCTGTCTGCATTCAGAGTGTAGAAGTCTCTGAGGTAACTGTGGAGTCCAAAGAGGGTGCCGTGGATGTAGAAGAGGTGgctgaagaaaatcaaaacatagaGGGGGCTGAAATTGCTCATCCTGCTGTTGTGCCAAGTGAGGAAAGCGCCGTCATCACTGAGACAGTGTTGCTTGTTGCTCCAAATGAGGCCGGGAAGAACAAAGAGATCGAGACTCAGAGTGCCGTCATTGCAAAAACTGTCATCAAGGAGGCTGTAGATAAAGTTTTAGAAGATGCACCACAACCCAAAAAGCCAATAGCAGCCATCCCAACACCAGACCATGCAACAGCTACCACAGAGGGTGAGATAGGCATCACAGCTGACCAAGTTGTCATCACTGACACCCCTGTTCCTGACGTCTATGAGAGACCAGTCCAGAAATCCCCTCAGCCCTTATGTGTTGCTATGGAGGTCATAGAGACTGTCCCAATAGAAatcacagaaaacattaaagaggACAACAATGAGGAGGAGGAACCCAAAAAGGACTTGAAGAAAGCTGTGGAAGTACAAGTAAGAGAAGATTCTGTCATTGAGGAAGAAGTAACAGAGATCAAAGGCGAAGGAGTtgaagaaagtgaaaaagatCAGGAGGGAGAAGTGAAAGAAACCTCTGAGAATGGAAACAAGTCGGAGGCCCTTTtagaggagaaaaaggagaaggcGGTTGAGACCCATATGCCAACACAGGTGGTCCTGCAATCGGCCCAGGAGGTTGAAGAGCAGCCCGTGAAAGTAGAAACCGTGGAGATGCTAGAAGGTGAGAGTTCAAACACCAGCGTGACAGCTGAGAATCcttcaagacaaaacaaactccCAGACCTGACAGAAGAACCTCAGGAGTCCAgttctgctgaagctgctgctgccagtCAATGCTTGGACGCAGACGAAAGCCAACTAGAGCAAAAACCATCAGCAAAGTGTGCGGAGGTGATGGCGCAAGTGATCGAGGTGATTGAGGAGGCAGTGAAGGAGATCGAGCCTGTGTCTACAGAGATCACAGCAGCGTCATGA
- the akap12b gene encoding A-kinase anchor protein 12b isoform X1, whose translation MGAQGSSQRDGKIQEDASASASGGELSAEVKVLQEGSSVLDGKPLEKNGQISSLTSLNGHSEDNTLAEVGQPDGVPLGQKEEAPESTETAPADGTPHVNGEKMEKESPSTNDISAVEEKVAEEKTDDAGEVGFKKIFTIVGLKFTLKKDKSDETDPVTLLTVKDKEEEISSTEEPAKDKEDNAAEENTPSEENKAQIEASTPEGETAKKTDKDESTDAQPEGAAAEATNEEVKEEKAEKEAESTPPARETGMSPFRKLFFVGLFSNLRKKSSMKKTKEEEEKEAAEKEETAKSEESTAEEKGGKDVAEQSVKEENVVSEEETKEEAVVTEEETKEQTAETPVEAKSEPESKHEAPSPQEEAKSDATQEVTTPTESTTDQSKHEDQKAEASADEKVPAEVSAEAELQSSQEKSKSHGSPLKKLFTGAGLKKLSTKRQKNKKESDSKLTESGEQGTEHPQSSAESEEAAKVDSGPSSPEASGEHPVAAEANQLESSQETEGEVASDGEKKKDSVIASFRKLVTPKKHAKRSSDSEDEGTSDKPTKSATLSSSESAPLAEKNVEEEEGKEDKGQEEEPKTENTEKLTSSTEETKRKMDTSVSWEALMCMGGPKKRTRKTSDSDEEETKAEEEITGATAAEEDVKEERKNEDATDSSQNPENEEVASAPEPVSAPPVRESPWSTLKRLVMSKNKPKSEEKPDGAADQAQQDTETQKEESSFSLRKLFPGRKKKVVEKQPSADQGSGEEDSDTPAVVPLSEYDDQVEVAQEAPKEAATVQSKVSAEDRAPSWIPASIEGAEDQHDQLSDIPEEAENAATPKSVDTDIAEDETDDLVAPSTGLGRTGRRLSTAEVKPITPAPAAATSPVPQGPKQNNAEEIIGAIEAQITEIPTQTSVTLEDVPLEKASEKTESEPETENAKTVTIAFLEKHAQGEASALCIGLETKEIAEVAVEQAVEPSLESMVPVGHATDVEMVVEEKPVEPEEAAVSEDPVLQAHINKVQTLELEPLAAKLSEVAEIEVASESYEPEIEKLGAVSTENSEVIQPTRRTENSPKTVVSAIEPIPETAVCIQSVEVSEVTVESKEGAVDVEEVAEENQNIEGAEIAHPAVVPSEESAVITETVLLVAPNEAGKNKEIETQSAVIAKTVIKEAVDKVLEDAPQPKKPIAAIPTPDHATATTEGEIGITADQVVITDTPVPDVYERPVQKSPQPLCVAMEVIETVPIEITENIKEDNNEEEEPKKDLKKAVEVQVREDSVIEEEVTEIKGEGVEESEKDQEGEVKETSENGNKSEALLEEKKEKAVETHMPTQVVLQSAQEVEEQPVKVETVEMLEGESSNTSVTAENPSRQNKLPDLTEEPQESSSAEAAAASQCLDADESQLEQKPSAKCAEVMAQVIEVIEEAVKEIEPVSTEITAAS comes from the coding sequence TTGGCCAGCCAGATGGTGTGCCGCTGGGTCAGAAGGAAGAGGCTCCAGAGAGTACAGAAACTGCCCCGGCTGATGGGACTCCTCATGTAAACGGcgagaaaatggaaaaagagtCACCAAGCACAAATGATATTTCCGCTGTCGAAGAGAAGGTAGCAGAGGAGAAGACGGATGATGCAGGTGAGGTCGGCTTCAAGAAGATTTTCACCATCGTGGGCTTGAAATTCACCCTTAAGAAGGACAAAAGTGACGAGACGGACCCTGTGACGCTTCTAACGGTCAAAGATAAAGAAGAGGAGATTAGCTCAACTGAAGAACCTGCAAAGGACAAGGAGGATAATGCAGCTGAAGAGAACACCCCATCTGAAGAAAATAAGGCCCAGATAGAAGCATCTACCCCTGAGGGAGAGACCgctaaaaaaacagacaaagatgaATCCACTGATGCCCAACCTGAAGGCGCTGCTGCTGAGGCCACTAATGAAGAAGTCAAGGAggaaaaagcagagaaagaagCAGAGAGCACACCTCCAGCCAGGGAGACTGGTATGTCCCCCTTCAGAAAGCTCTTCTTCGTGGGACTCTTCTCAAACTTGAGGAAAAAATCCAGCATGAAAAAGacgaaggaagaggaggaaaaggaggctGCTGAAAAAGAGGAGACTGCTAAATCAGAAGAATCCACTGCTGAGGAGAAGGGGGGGAAAGATGTGGCAGAGCAGTCAGTGAAGGAGGAGAATGTTGTGTCAGAGGAGGAAACCAAAGAGGAGGCTGTTGTAACAGAGGAGGAAACTAAAGAGCAGACAGCAGAAACTCCTGTGGAGGCGAAATCTGAACCCGAGTCAAAGCACGAAGCACCGAGCCCCCAGGAGGAGGCGAAATCAGATGCTACCCAAGAGGTTACAACTCCAACTGAAAGTACTACTGACCAGAGCAAGCATGAAGACCAAAAGGCTGAAGCAAGTGCCGATGAGAAGGTTCCAGCTGAGGTGAGTGCAGAGGCAGAGCTGCAGTCATCACAGGAGAAGTCCAAGTCCCACGGAAGCCCCTTGAAGAAACTCTTCACTGGAGCTGGCCTGAAGAAACTCTCAActaagagacaaaaaaacaagaaagaatcAGATTCAAAGCTCACAGAGTCTGGGGAGCAAGGGACAGAACATCCCCAGTCTTCTGCTGAATCCGAAGAGGCTGCTAAAGTTGACAGCGGGCCTTCATCTCCAGAGGCCTCAGGAGAGCATCCTGTGGCTGCAGAGGCAAACCAACTTGAGTCCAGCCAAGAGACTGAAGGAGAAGTTGCATCTGAtggtgagaagaaaaaagatagTGTCATTGCCTCCTTTAGAAAACTGGTAACCCCCAAGAAGCATGCAAAAAGGTCTTCTGATAGTGAAGATGAAGGCACAAGCGACAAACCAACTAAGTCTGCCACTCTGTCCTCATCCGAGAGTGCTCCactggcagaaaaaaatgttgaggaggaagaggggaaaGAAGACAAAGGTCAAGAGGAAGagccaaaaactgaaaacacagagaaactgaCCAGTAGCACTGAGGAGACCAAAAGGAAAATGGACACCTCTGTATCCTGGGAGGCTCTGATGTGTATGGGTGGACCTAAAAAGAGGACAAGGAAGACCTCTGACTCTGATGAGGAGGAGACCAAAGCTGAAGAGGAGATAAcaggagcaacagcagcagaagaagacgTGAAAGAAGAACGAAAAAACGAGGATGCCACTGATTCTTCCCAAAATCCTGAAAATGAAGAAGTAGCATCTGCACCTGAGCCAGTAAGTGCACCTCCTGTGAGAGAGTCACCCTGGAGCACACTGAAACGCTTGGTTATGTCAAAAAATAAGCCCAAAAGTGAGGAGAAGCCAGATGGGGCTGCTGACCAAGCCCAGCAagacactgaaacacaaaaagaagaGTCCTCTTTCTCTTTGAGGAAACTCTTCCCCGGACGCAAGAAGAAAGTGGTAGAAAAGCAACCATCTGCAGACCAGGGCTCAGGTGAGGAGGACTCTGACACGCCAGCTGTGGTTCCTCTCTCAGAGTATGACGACCAAGTTGAAGTAGCACAGGAAGCACCAAAAGAAGCAGCTACAGTCCAGAGTAAAGTGTCTGCTGAGGACAGAGCACCATCATGGATTCCAGCCAGCATTGAAGGTGCAGAAGACCAACATGATCAGCTGAGTGATATTCCAGAGGAGGCGGAAAATGCTGCTACACCTAAATCTGTCGACACTGACATTGCAGAGGATGAAACTGACGACCTGGTTGCTCCTTCTACAGGTCTAGGTCGCACTGGACGTAGACTGTCCACCGCCGAGGTGAAGCCTATTACTCCAGCTCCAGCTGCGGCAACCTCCCCTGTTCCACAGGGTCCCAAGCAGAACAATGCAGAAGAAATCATTGGTGCTATTGAGGCTCAAATCACTGAAATCCCCACCCAGACATCTGTGACTCTGGAAGATGTTCCTCTCGAAAAAGCTTCTGAAAAAACTGAGAGTGAGCCTGAAACGGAAAACGCCAAGACTGTAACCATTGCCTTCCTGGAGAAACATGCACAAGGTGAGGCCTCGGCTCTTTGTATCGGTCTTGAGACAAAGGAGATTGCTGAAGTTGCTGTGGAGCAGGCTGTGGAACCTTCATTAGAAAGCATGGTACCTGTTGGTCATGCTACTGATGTTGAAATGGTGGTTGAGGAGAAGCCAGTAGAACCAGAAGAAGCTGCTGTTTCAGAAGATCCTGTGCTCCAGGCTCATATTAACAAAGTCCAAACTCTGGAGCTTGAGCCTCTTGCAGCCAAATTGAGTGAAGTTGCAGAAATTGAAGTGGCCAGTGAGAGCTACGAGCCTGAGATTGAGAAGCTTGGAGCTGTCAGCACAGAGAACTCTGAGGTCATTCAGCCCACAAGACGGACGGAGAACTCCCCTAAAACTGTGGTCAGTGCTATAGAGCCTATTCCAGAAACAGCTGTCTGCATTCAGAGTGTAGAAGTCTCTGAGGTAACTGTGGAGTCCAAAGAGGGTGCCGTGGATGTAGAAGAGGTGgctgaagaaaatcaaaacatagaGGGGGCTGAAATTGCTCATCCTGCTGTTGTGCCAAGTGAGGAAAGCGCCGTCATCACTGAGACAGTGTTGCTTGTTGCTCCAAATGAGGCCGGGAAGAACAAAGAGATCGAGACTCAGAGTGCCGTCATTGCAAAAACTGTCATCAAGGAGGCTGTAGATAAAGTTTTAGAAGATGCACCACAACCCAAAAAGCCAATAGCAGCCATCCCAACACCAGACCATGCAACAGCTACCACAGAGGGTGAGATAGGCATCACAGCTGACCAAGTTGTCATCACTGACACCCCTGTTCCTGACGTCTATGAGAGACCAGTCCAGAAATCCCCTCAGCCCTTATGTGTTGCTATGGAGGTCATAGAGACTGTCCCAATAGAAatcacagaaaacattaaagaggACAACAATGAGGAGGAGGAACCCAAAAAGGACTTGAAGAAAGCTGTGGAAGTACAAGTAAGAGAAGATTCTGTCATTGAGGAAGAAGTAACAGAGATCAAAGGCGAAGGAGTtgaagaaagtgaaaaagatCAGGAGGGAGAAGTGAAAGAAACCTCTGAGAATGGAAACAAGTCGGAGGCCCTTTtagaggagaaaaaggagaaggcGGTTGAGACCCATATGCCAACACAGGTGGTCCTGCAATCGGCCCAGGAGGTTGAAGAGCAGCCCGTGAAAGTAGAAACCGTGGAGATGCTAGAAGGTGAGAGTTCAAACACCAGCGTGACAGCTGAGAATCcttcaagacaaaacaaactccCAGACCTGACAGAAGAACCTCAGGAGTCCAgttctgctgaagctgctgctgccagtCAATGCTTGGACGCAGACGAAAGCCAACTAGAGCAAAAACCATCAGCAAAGTGTGCGGAGGTGATGGCGCAAGTGATCGAGGTGATTGAGGAGGCAGTGAAGGAGATCGAGCCTGTGTCTACAGAGATCACAGCAGCGTCATGA